The following proteins are co-located in the Planctomycetota bacterium genome:
- a CDS encoding glycoside hydrolase family 38 C-terminal domain-containing protein has translation MALTTEWRSRIEQWRNTLEKLCYRKLSDVALSGFVTHEQLRPREALKRPFKPMPVGTPWGAKWEYAWFRAAVTLPKEAKGEWIVFRCGAGTGFTGDPGGEGRFIVNGREMGGRDWAHPQVILSTNARPGARFDILMEAYAGHGPMNCGGGPVPHGELTVPEPPAAQQTVKPCSLGIWDEEVFQAWLDVQTLLELRDKLDPDSLRVSEIDEGLRQFTLIADLELPRAEMLATIRAARKRLKPLLECTNGSTAPLLYCYGHSHIDVAWLWPLAETERKCARTFATQLTLMEMYPEYKFLQSQPHLFRMTQRLYPDVYARIKAAAKRGQWLSEGGMWVEADTNVSGGEALIRQFLHGKRFYRDEFGVDCELMWLPDVFGYSGAMPQIMAGCGIKYFSTQKIFWNYNGGDPFPYNTFWWEGIDGTRVLSHFHNDYNSQTNPATLIQRWKERVQKDGLNARIVPFGWGDGGGGPTRLHLEFLRRQRDLEGAPRTVIASPLDFFHAEEARRSDWPVYVGELYYQCHRGTYTTQARTKRGNRKCEFALREAELWGAAAAAAGKLRYPAAKMDEAWKGVLLNQFHDIIPGSSIHRVYEEAEALHAQVLATATSVAASAAKALAAAPHSALRTPHSIAVFNSLSWDRLALVPLPKGFKGAESNGQGLLTQRIGGTLYAEALLPSCGWTTLAVGGASLPRVPRRGDTPPTVVKATERGMENDLIRLRLNDRGEIVSLVDKATGRELAAAPMNAFRLFKDVPRWFDAWDIDSTYELAPVELPEKAAIEVVATGPLAAVLRITRKISDSAVTQEVWLRRGSRRVEFRTKIDWRERHKLLKVAFPTTLHANEAIHEVQFGHLRRPTHRSRPYDADRFEVANQKWTALAEEDRGAAVLNDCKYGVNALGGSINLTLLRSPLAPDMTADQGLQEVTYALTAWNGSFFASDLVREAYEVNVAPLVVPGGAGEGSLFQLDAPNVVIETVKPAEDGSGDLIVRLYEAKHSATRCVLRTSLPVTQALSTNLLEEGGEPLPLKAGAIALDLRPFEIKTVRLRPA, from the coding sequence ATGGCCTTGACCACCGAGTGGCGAAGCCGCATCGAACAATGGCGCAACACGCTGGAGAAGCTGTGCTACCGCAAGCTGAGCGACGTGGCGCTGAGCGGCTTCGTGACGCACGAGCAGCTCAGGCCCCGCGAGGCGCTGAAGCGGCCGTTCAAGCCCATGCCCGTGGGCACGCCCTGGGGCGCCAAGTGGGAGTACGCCTGGTTCCGCGCCGCCGTGACCCTGCCCAAAGAGGCTAAGGGCGAATGGATCGTCTTCCGCTGCGGGGCGGGCACGGGCTTCACGGGCGACCCCGGCGGCGAGGGGCGCTTCATTGTCAACGGCCGCGAGATGGGCGGACGCGACTGGGCTCACCCCCAGGTCATCCTCTCCACCAACGCCCGTCCCGGCGCAAGGTTCGACATCCTGATGGAGGCCTACGCCGGCCACGGGCCGATGAACTGCGGCGGCGGCCCCGTGCCCCACGGCGAGCTGACCGTGCCCGAGCCGCCTGCCGCGCAGCAGACCGTCAAGCCCTGCTCGCTGGGCATCTGGGACGAAGAGGTGTTCCAGGCCTGGCTCGACGTGCAGACGCTCCTGGAACTCCGCGACAAGCTGGACCCCGACAGCCTGCGCGTGTCGGAGATTGACGAGGGGCTACGCCAGTTCACGCTGATCGCCGACCTCGAGCTGCCGCGCGCGGAGATGCTGGCCACGATCCGCGCGGCGCGCAAGCGCCTCAAGCCGCTGCTCGAATGCACCAACGGCTCGACCGCGCCCCTGCTCTACTGCTACGGCCACTCGCACATTGACGTGGCGTGGCTGTGGCCTCTGGCCGAGACCGAGCGCAAGTGCGCCCGCACGTTCGCCACCCAGCTCACGCTGATGGAGATGTACCCCGAATACAAGTTCCTCCAGAGCCAGCCGCATCTGTTCCGCATGACCCAGCGGCTCTACCCCGACGTCTACGCCCGCATCAAGGCCGCCGCGAAGCGGGGCCAGTGGCTCTCCGAGGGCGGCATGTGGGTGGAGGCCGACACCAACGTCAGCGGCGGCGAGGCCCTCATCCGCCAGTTCCTCCACGGCAAGCGCTTCTACCGCGACGAGTTCGGCGTGGACTGCGAGCTGATGTGGCTGCCCGACGTCTTCGGCTACTCGGGCGCGATGCCCCAGATCATGGCCGGCTGCGGCATCAAGTACTTCTCCACCCAGAAAATCTTCTGGAACTACAACGGCGGCGACCCCTTCCCCTACAACACCTTCTGGTGGGAGGGCATTGACGGCACGCGCGTGCTCAGCCACTTCCACAACGACTACAACTCGCAGACCAACCCCGCCACGCTGATCCAGCGCTGGAAGGAGCGGGTGCAGAAGGACGGCCTCAACGCCCGCATCGTGCCCTTCGGCTGGGGCGACGGCGGCGGCGGCCCCACCCGCCTGCACCTGGAGTTCCTGCGGCGCCAGCGCGACCTCGAGGGCGCGCCCCGCACCGTCATCGCCTCGCCGCTCGACTTCTTCCACGCCGAGGAGGCCCGGCGGAGCGACTGGCCGGTCTACGTGGGCGAGCTCTACTACCAATGCCACCGCGGCACCTACACCACCCAGGCCCGCACCAAGCGCGGCAACCGCAAGTGCGAGTTCGCGCTCCGCGAGGCCGAACTGTGGGGCGCCGCCGCGGCCGCGGCAGGCAAACTCCGCTATCCGGCTGCCAAGATGGACGAGGCCTGGAAAGGCGTCCTCCTCAACCAGTTCCACGACATCATCCCCGGCTCCTCCATCCACCGCGTCTACGAGGAAGCCGAGGCCCTCCACGCCCAGGTCCTCGCCACGGCGACCTCCGTCGCTGCATCGGCCGCAAAGGCACTGGCTGCCGCTCCGCACTCCGCACTCCGCACTCCGCACTCCATTGCCGTCTTCAACTCCCTCTCCTGGGACCGCCTTGCCCTCGTGCCCCTGCCCAAGGGCTTCAAGGGCGCGGAGAGCAACGGCCAGGGCCTGCTCACCCAGCGCATCGGCGGCACCCTCTACGCGGAAGCCCTCCTTCCGTCCTGCGGCTGGACCACCCTCGCCGTGGGCGGGGCGTCTCTGCCCCGCGTCCCGCGGCGTGGGGACACGCCGCCCACAGTCGTGAAGGCCACCGAGCGCGGGATGGAGAACGACCTCATCCGCCTGCGCCTGAACGACCGCGGCGAGATCGTCAGCCTGGTGGACAAGGCGACCGGCCGCGAACTGGCCGCCGCGCCGATGAACGCCTTCCGCCTCTTCAAGGACGTGCCCCGCTGGTTCGATGCGTGGGACATTGACTCGACCTACGAACTCGCCCCCGTCGAGTTGCCCGAGAAGGCGGCCATCGAGGTCGTCGCCACGGGGCCGCTCGCCGCCGTCCTCCGCATCACGCGGAAGATCAGCGACTCGGCCGTCACGCAGGAAGTCTGGCTCCGCCGCGGCAGCCGGCGGGTCGAGTTCCGCACGAAGATTGACTGGCGCGAGCGGCACAAGCTGCTCAAGGTCGCCTTCCCCACCACCCTCCACGCCAACGAGGCCATCCACGAGGTACAGTTCGGCCATCTGCGGCGACCCACCCACCGCTCGCGGCCCTACGACGCCGACCGCTTCGAGGTGGCGAACCAGAAGTGGACCGCCCTGGCCGAGGAGGACCGCGGCGCCGCCGTGCTCAACGACTGCAAGTACGGCGTCAACGCCCTCGGCGGCAGCATCAACCTCACGCTGCTCCGCTCGCCGCTGGCCCCCGACATGACGGCCGACCAGGGGCTCCAGGAGGTCACTTACGCCCTCACCGCCTGGAACGGCTCGTTCTTCGCCAGCGACCTGGTGCGTGAGGCCTACGAGGTGAACGTCGCGCCCCTCGTCGTCCCGGGCGGGGCGGGCGAAGGCTCGCTCTTCCAGCTTGACGCGCCGAACGTTGTCATCGAGACCGTGAAGCCAGCCGAAGACGGCTCGGGCGACCTCATCGTCCGCCTCTACGAGGCCAAGCACTCGGCCACACGCTGCGTGCTGCGGACGAGTCTGCCCGTCACCCAGGCCCTGAGCACGAACCTCCTCGAGGAAGGCGGCGAGCCGCTACCCCTCAAGGCCGGCGCCATCGCCCTCGACCTGCGCCCGTTCGAGATCAAGACCGTGCGGCTCAGGCCGGCTTGA
- a CDS encoding rubredoxin: MRKHWCRICGYVYDPDEGDPGNGVPPRTPFEELPEDWTCPTCGAGKRYFSPMEPDECAKTT; this comes from the coding sequence ATGAGAAAGCACTGGTGCCGCATCTGCGGCTACGTGTACGATCCCGACGAGGGCGACCCCGGAAACGGCGTGCCGCCGCGTACGCCGTTCGAGGAGCTGCCCGAGGATTGGACCTGCCCCACCTGCGGGGCAGGGAAGCGGTACTTCTCTCCGATGGAGCCCGACGAATGCGCAAAGACGACTTGA
- a CDS encoding dihydrolipoamide acetyltransferase family protein produces MYQVTMPKLSDSMTSGQVVAWKVKEGDTVSEGDVLAEVESDKATLELECFTSGTVSRILRPAGEEAAVGEAIALIATEAEAPAASHEPRAAQATAAEAPEPEAPPPVPRPASRVAQPTPTHLREAPQAPAMASPPLTHRASRITPGRIAISPYARLLAQQKGVDIATLKGSGPGGRIVAADVEAAVRSAGFSPSPSGLKAAPPTPVIPPSPDEELPPIVVAPEEADVEDAPYRLKTQARTVTASKHVIPHFYMTRGADVTKLLAMKDELKEKFGGATVTHLLMLAVVKAVQANPLVNRSYDRGKIIRWKNINLGIAVDTDQGLTVAVLRGAQAFSLKEIVERTKPLVEKARGGKLSADERRHPTLTITNLGMFDVEHFEPIINPPSAITLGVASALPATVVRGDAICIARVMRLTLSCDHRIIEGAMAARFLKSLKDLLEAPDALLEGQA; encoded by the coding sequence ATGTACCAAGTCACCATGCCCAAGTTATCTGACAGCATGACTTCGGGCCAGGTCGTCGCCTGGAAGGTCAAGGAAGGCGACACCGTGAGCGAGGGCGACGTGCTCGCCGAGGTGGAATCCGACAAGGCCACGCTGGAGCTGGAGTGCTTCACGAGCGGCACGGTGTCGAGGATTCTGCGGCCGGCGGGCGAGGAGGCGGCCGTGGGCGAGGCCATCGCCCTGATCGCCACCGAGGCCGAGGCCCCCGCCGCGAGCCACGAGCCGCGAGCGGCACAAGCCACCGCGGCCGAAGCGCCCGAACCCGAGGCGCCGCCTCCTGTCCCGCGTCCCGCGTCGCGCGTCGCGCAACCAACCCCAACCCATCTCCGCGAAGCGCCGCAGGCCCCCGCAATGGCTTCCCCTCCTCTCACGCATCGCGCTTCGCGCATCACGCCCGGCCGTATCGCCATCTCTCCCTACGCCCGCCTGCTCGCCCAGCAGAAGGGCGTGGACATTGCGACGCTCAAGGGCAGCGGCCCGGGCGGGCGGATCGTGGCGGCCGACGTCGAGGCTGCCGTTCGTAGTGCGGGCTTCAGCCCGTCTCCCTCCGGCCTGAAGGCCGCCCCACCAACCCCAGTCATCCCCCCCTCGCCCGACGAGGAACTGCCCCCCATCGTCGTGGCGCCCGAGGAGGCCGATGTCGAGGACGCGCCCTATCGCCTCAAGACCCAGGCCCGCACGGTCACGGCCTCCAAGCACGTCATCCCGCACTTCTACATGACCCGCGGGGCCGACGTGACGAAGCTGCTAGCGATGAAAGACGAGTTGAAAGAGAAGTTCGGCGGGGCCACCGTGACCCACCTGCTCATGCTCGCCGTCGTGAAGGCCGTCCAGGCCAACCCCCTCGTGAACCGCAGCTACGACCGCGGCAAGATCATCCGGTGGAAGAACATCAACCTGGGCATCGCGGTGGACACCGATCAGGGCCTCACCGTGGCCGTGCTGCGCGGCGCGCAGGCTTTCTCACTCAAGGAGATCGTCGAGCGCACGAAGCCGCTGGTCGAGAAGGCGCGCGGAGGCAAACTCTCGGCCGACGAGCGCAGACACCCCACCCTCACGATCACCAACCTGGGGATGTTCGACGTCGAGCACTTCGAGCCGATCATCAACCCGCCGTCGGCCATCACGCTGGGCGTGGCATCGGCGTTGCCGGCGACAGTAGTGCGCGGCGACGCCATCTGCATCGCCCGCGTGATGCGGCTCACACTCTCGTGCGACCACCGCATCATCGAGGGCGCCATGGCCGCCCGATTCCTCAAGAGCCTCAAGGACCTGCTCGAGGCCCCCGACGCGCTGCTCGAGGGCCAGGCCTGA
- a CDS encoding alpha-ketoacid dehydrogenase subunit beta, protein MPKLSYRDALNQALREEMQRDETVVLFGEDVAEYEGSFKVTRGLLKEFGPKRVFDTPISEAGIVGMAIGAAMGQLRPVPELMTVNFAFVAMDQILNHLALMRYMFGGQVTLPVTLRMPGGGGHQLGSQHSHSLEPFFVHTPGLLVVYPATPADAKALLKAAIRDDNPVIFLEHEGLYNLEGEVPDGLEPAAIGEAKVLREGSDVTLVGYGAMTHVALEAAEALAKDGLKAEVLDLRTLRPWDKGAVVASVSKTHRAVVIEECPPACGIAAEVATNIYELAFDALDAPVERVSGADVPLPYAKNLEQACIPHAADVVKAARRALGR, encoded by the coding sequence ATGCCCAAGCTCAGCTACCGAGATGCCCTGAACCAGGCCCTCCGCGAGGAGATGCAGCGCGATGAGACTGTGGTGCTCTTCGGCGAGGACGTGGCCGAATACGAAGGCTCGTTCAAGGTCACGCGCGGGCTGCTGAAGGAGTTCGGCCCCAAGCGGGTCTTCGACACGCCCATCTCTGAGGCGGGCATCGTGGGCATGGCCATCGGCGCCGCGATGGGCCAGCTCCGACCCGTGCCCGAACTGATGACCGTCAACTTCGCATTCGTCGCCATGGACCAGATCCTCAACCACCTGGCCCTGATGCGCTACATGTTCGGCGGGCAAGTGACTCTGCCCGTCACCCTCCGCATGCCGGGCGGGGGAGGGCATCAGCTCGGCAGCCAGCATTCCCACAGCCTGGAGCCCTTCTTCGTCCACACCCCCGGCCTCCTCGTCGTCTACCCCGCTACGCCGGCCGATGCGAAGGCCCTGCTCAAAGCGGCCATCCGCGACGACAATCCCGTGATCTTCCTCGAACACGAGGGCCTGTACAACCTCGAGGGCGAAGTGCCCGATGGCCTGGAGCCGGCCGCCATCGGAGAGGCCAAGGTGCTCCGAGAGGGGAGCGACGTCACGCTGGTGGGCTACGGGGCCATGACCCACGTGGCCCTCGAGGCCGCCGAGGCGCTCGCGAAGGACGGCCTGAAGGCCGAGGTGCTTGACCTCCGCACCCTGAGGCCGTGGGACAAGGGGGCGGTGGTCGCCTCCGTCTCGAAGACTCACCGCGCCGTGGTCATCGAGGAGTGCCCGCCCGCCTGCGGCATCGCAGCCGAGGTGGCGACGAATATCTACGAGCTGGCCTTCGACGCTCTCGACGCCCCCGTCGAGCGCGTCTCGGGCGCCGACGTGCCGTTGCCCTACGCGAAGAACCTGGAGCAGGCCTGTATTCCGCACGCGGCGGATGTGGTGAAGGCGGCGCGCCGAGCACTGGGGCGCTGA
- the pdhA gene encoding pyruvate dehydrogenase (acetyl-transferring) E1 component subunit alpha: MRKDDLMQVYYRMQLARLFETRVAEQYMKGRIGGFCHLYSGEEAVALGALWSLRPDDYVVGSYRDHGYYILRGGDPGKAMAELFGHANGCCKGKGGSMHLYDPDISFLGGYAIVGGMCPIAVGLGLAIQYRGEDRVVLCFFGDGATNQGAYHEALNMASLYQLPVIWVCENNRYAIGTSVQRSSAQESMARKARYAYDLPTSVVDGMDFFKMQSVMERAIKRARTGKGPSFIEAKCYRYRGHSMSDPATYRDKKEVEFWKQRDPIPRIKAVIQHDFDVPDEEFKALDAKVRQVLDEAVKFAEAGQELPPERLYEDLYVD, from the coding sequence ATGCGCAAAGACGACTTGATGCAGGTCTACTACCGCATGCAGCTCGCGCGCCTGTTCGAGACGCGCGTGGCCGAACAGTACATGAAGGGCCGCATCGGCGGCTTCTGCCACCTCTACAGCGGCGAGGAGGCCGTGGCCCTCGGGGCCCTGTGGTCGCTGCGTCCCGACGACTACGTGGTCGGCTCGTACCGCGACCACGGCTACTACATCCTGCGCGGCGGCGACCCGGGCAAGGCCATGGCCGAGCTCTTCGGCCACGCCAACGGCTGCTGCAAGGGCAAGGGCGGCTCGATGCACCTGTACGACCCCGACATCAGTTTCCTCGGCGGCTACGCCATCGTGGGCGGCATGTGCCCCATCGCCGTGGGCCTGGGCCTCGCCATCCAGTACCGCGGCGAGGACCGCGTGGTGCTGTGCTTCTTCGGCGACGGCGCGACCAACCAGGGCGCCTATCACGAGGCCCTCAACATGGCCTCCCTCTACCAGCTCCCCGTCATCTGGGTCTGCGAGAACAACCGCTATGCCATCGGCACCTCCGTCCAGCGCTCCAGCGCCCAGGAATCCATGGCCCGCAAGGCGAGATACGCCTACGATCTGCCGACGAGCGTGGTGGACGGCATGGACTTCTTCAAGATGCAGAGCGTGATGGAGCGGGCGATCAAACGGGCACGGACGGGCAAGGGGCCGTCGTTTATCGAGGCCAAGTGCTACCGCTACCGCGGCCACTCGATGAGCGACCCCGCCACCTACCGCGACAAGAAGGAGGTCGAGTTCTGGAAGCAGCGCGACCCCATTCCCCGCATCAAGGCCGTCATCCAGCACGACTTCGACGTGCCCGACGAGGAGTTCAAGGCCCTGGATGCCAAGGTCCGCCAGGTGCTAGACGAGGCCGTGAAGTTCGCCGAGGCGGGGCAGGAGCTGCCGCCCGAGCGGCTCTACGAGGACCTCTATGTGGACTGA
- a CDS encoding PIN domain-containing protein yields MRETFADTFYYLAMLHADDAAHERAVKFSSQLTGPTVTTAWVLTELADGLAAPATRGSFVRLLASLRADHKCIIIPASQELFELGMGLYQERPDKGWTLTDCVSFVVMKDRGIRDALTADHHFEQAGFTALLG; encoded by the coding sequence ATGAGGGAGACGTTCGCCGACACGTTCTACTACCTGGCCATGCTGCACGCGGACGACGCGGCGCACGAGCGAGCCGTCAAGTTCTCGAGCCAACTGACCGGGCCTACGGTGACGACGGCGTGGGTGCTCACCGAGCTTGCGGACGGCTTGGCGGCGCCTGCCACACGCGGGAGCTTTGTGCGGCTCCTCGCCTCGCTCCGCGCGGACCACAAATGCATCATCATTCCTGCGTCGCAGGAGCTTTTCGAGTTGGGCATGGGACTGTATCAGGAGCGCCCCGACAAAGGGTGGACGCTGACGGACTGCGTCTCCTTTGTCGTCATGAAGGATCGTGGGATCCGCGACGCCCTGACTGCTGACCACCACTTCGAGCAGGCCGGGTTCACGGCTCTCCTGGGATAG
- a CDS encoding EF-hand domain-containing protein, with protein MKKLALIAALVCLSLPALAGDDANPPPAPGKGLRGAVREKVREKARERVLGKFDQDGDGKLEPEERAAAREALVNRLMQRFDKDGDGKLSREELSEALVALRGRLEQARQHRAGKGANAHAGPKL; from the coding sequence ATGAAGAAACTCGCACTGATCGCGGCATTGGTCTGCTTGAGCTTGCCGGCTCTGGCGGGCGACGACGCCAACCCGCCGCCGGCCCCGGGCAAGGGCCTTCGCGGCGCCGTCCGCGAGAAGGTTCGTGAAAAGGCCCGCGAGAGGGTCCTCGGGAAGTTCGACCAGGACGGCGACGGCAAACTGGAGCCCGAAGAGCGCGCCGCGGCCCGCGAGGCGCTCGTGAACCGCCTCATGCAGCGCTTCGACAAGGATGGCGATGGCAAGCTCTCGCGCGAGGAGCTCTCCGAGGCCCTCGTCGCCCTCCGCGGCCGCCTCGAGCAGGCGCGCCAGCACCGCGCCGGCAAGGGCGCCAATGCTCACGCCGGGCCGAAACTGTAG
- a CDS encoding DUF4139 domain-containing protein — protein sequence MKWLAWLLAFAVCVPTLFAAEATVPVTKVTAFSSGVAYFEHNGKVTGNADVSLKFKTDGMSDMLKSLVVLDLGDGTVSSVNYASSEPLTRALKSFGIDISAAPTLGQLLQQVRGAEVAIAAPEKISGKILGVEVKTRHIQPSNTIIQEELLSLLTPEGMKTIPLESVRSIALTNEKLNSELNKALALLVESRDTESKSVQINFVGQGERPVRIGYITEAPVWKTSYRLVLSDEKKEEATLQGWAIVENTSDYDWENVDLTLVSGRPISFVEDLYTPLYLDRPVVQTERYASLRPRTYEDGIKADRNILALEADAEGGGLGGPMADAKGEMRKAATSNRLRQNRALAAAPGAPPAAKAMEQLERAAAEALDRGVSAVATAQAVGELFSYHIKTPVTLPRRKSAMLPIVNQAVKARKISIYNPGSLPTNPLNGVWLTNSTPSSLLAGPVTVFEGGTYAGDAQIGNFPPGDKRLLSFAVDLKVTVDPSGNTTQHLAAAKIVRGVLTISHRTEFVQAYLVKNKAVAERVVLIEHPFHADRKLVEPAEPLEKTPAFYRFEVKVPAEKTGKFEVKEERTDTQAIGIMPCDIGQLQAYATNGQIPEKVRTALAEAIKRKNALATAERELNELQQRIANLRREQKDIRDNMAALDRKSQGYERFEKKLLDSETQIEALQKQLDDKRDGVTKLRKDLEDYLGQLNVE from the coding sequence ATGAAGTGGCTTGCCTGGCTTCTGGCGTTCGCGGTGTGCGTGCCGACGCTCTTCGCCGCCGAGGCGACGGTGCCCGTGACCAAGGTGACCGCCTTCAGTTCGGGCGTGGCCTACTTCGAGCACAACGGCAAGGTGACAGGGAACGCCGACGTGTCGCTGAAGTTCAAGACCGACGGCATGAGCGACATGCTCAAGTCATTGGTAGTGCTCGACTTGGGCGACGGGACGGTGAGCAGCGTGAACTACGCCTCCAGCGAGCCGCTCACGCGCGCCCTGAAGAGCTTCGGCATAGACATTTCGGCCGCGCCCACCCTCGGCCAGCTCCTTCAGCAGGTGCGCGGGGCCGAAGTGGCCATCGCAGCCCCCGAGAAGATCTCGGGCAAGATCCTCGGCGTCGAGGTCAAGACCCGCCATATCCAACCCTCCAACACGATCATCCAGGAGGAACTTCTGAGCCTGCTGACCCCCGAAGGGATGAAGACCATTCCGCTCGAAAGCGTTCGCAGCATTGCACTTACGAACGAGAAGCTGAACTCCGAGCTGAACAAGGCCCTCGCCCTCCTCGTCGAGAGCCGCGACACCGAGAGCAAGAGTGTGCAGATCAACTTCGTCGGCCAGGGCGAGCGACCCGTCCGCATCGGTTACATCACCGAGGCCCCCGTGTGGAAGACCAGCTATCGCCTGGTCTTGAGCGACGAGAAGAAGGAGGAAGCGACGCTCCAGGGCTGGGCCATCGTGGAGAACACCAGCGACTACGACTGGGAGAACGTGGACCTCACGCTCGTCTCGGGCCGCCCGATCTCTTTCGTTGAGGACCTCTACACTCCCCTCTACCTCGACCGCCCAGTCGTGCAGACCGAGCGCTACGCCAGCCTCCGCCCCCGCACGTATGAGGATGGTATCAAAGCAGACAGGAACATCCTGGCCCTCGAGGCCGACGCGGAGGGCGGCGGCCTTGGCGGGCCCATGGCCGATGCCAAGGGTGAGATGCGTAAGGCGGCCACCAGCAACAGGTTGCGGCAGAACCGCGCCCTGGCCGCCGCCCCCGGCGCGCCGCCCGCCGCCAAGGCGATGGAGCAGCTCGAACGCGCCGCCGCCGAGGCCCTCGACCGCGGCGTCTCCGCCGTCGCCACTGCGCAGGCGGTAGGCGAGCTGTTCTCCTACCACATCAAGACCCCCGTCACGCTCCCCCGTCGCAAATCGGCCATGCTCCCCATCGTCAATCAGGCCGTAAAGGCCAGAAAAATCAGCATTTACAACCCTGGCTCCCTCCCAACCAACCCCCTCAACGGCGTGTGGCTCACCAATTCCACCCCCTCCAGCCTGCTGGCCGGCCCCGTAACCGTTTTCGAGGGAGGCACTTACGCCGGCGACGCCCAGATTGGCAACTTCCCCCCGGGTGACAAGCGCCTCCTCAGCTTCGCCGTAGATCTCAAGGTCACCGTGGACCCCTCGGGCAACACCACGCAGCACCTCGCCGCCGCCAAGATCGTCCGCGGCGTGCTCACCATCAGCCACCGCACTGAGTTCGTGCAAGCGTATCTCGTGAAGAACAAGGCCGTTGCAGAGCGCGTCGTCCTCATCGAGCACCCCTTCCACGCCGACCGCAAGCTGGTCGAGCCCGCCGAACCGCTCGAGAAGACCCCCGCCTTCTATCGCTTCGAGGTCAAGGTGCCCGCCGAGAAGACCGGCAAGTTCGAGGTCAAGGAGGAACGCACCGACACGCAGGCCATCGGCATCATGCCGTGCGACATCGGCCAGCTTCAGGCCTACGCCACCAACGGCCAGATCCCCGAGAAGGTCCGCACCGCCCTCGCCGAGGCTATCAAGCGCAAGAACGCCCTCGCCACCGCCGAACGCGAGTTGAACGAGCTCCAGCAGCGCATCGCAAACCTCCGCCGCGAGCAGAAGGACATTCGCGATAACATGGCCGCCCTCGACCGCAAGTCCCAGGGCTACGAGCGCTTCGAGAAGAAGCTGCTCGACTCCGAGACCCAGATCGAAGCCCTTCAGAAGCAGCTCGACGACAAGCGCGACGGCGTCACGAAGCTCCGCAAGGACCTCGAGGATTACCTCGGCCAGCTCAACGTCGAGTGA